A single genomic interval of Macaca nemestrina isolate mMacNem1 chromosome 14, mMacNem.hap1, whole genome shotgun sequence harbors:
- the LOC105464062 gene encoding general transcription factor 3C polypeptide 4 has product MNTADQARVGPADDGPAPPGEEEGEEGGGEAGGKEPAADAAPGPSAAFRLMVTRREPAVKLQYAVSGLEPLAWSEDHRVSVSTARSIAVLELICDVHNPGQDLVIHRTSVPAPLNSCLLKVGSKTEVAECKEKFAASKDPTVSQTFMLDRVFNPEGKALPAMRGFKYTSWSPMGCDANGRCLLAALTMDNRLTIQANLNRLQWVQLVDLTEIYGERLYETSYRLSKNEAPEGNLGDFAEFQRRHSMQTPVRMEWSGICTTQQVKHNNECRDVGSVLLAVLFENGNIAVWQFQLPFVGKESISSCNTIESGITSPSVLFWWEYEHNNRKMSGLIVGSAFGPIKILPVNLKAVKGYFTLRQPVILWKEMDQLPVHSIKCVPLYHPYQKCSCSLVVAARGSYVFWCLLLISKAGLNVHNSHVTGLHSLPIVSMTADKQNGTVYTCSSDGKVRQLIPIFTDVALKFEHQLIKLSDVFGSVRTHGIAVSPCGAYLAIITTEGMVNGLHPVNKNYQVQFVTLKTFEEAAAQLLESSVQNLFKQVDLIDLVRWKILKDKHIPQFLQEALEKKIESSGVTYFWRFKLFLLRILYQSMQKTPSEALWKPTHEDSKILLVDSPGMGNADDEQQEEGTSSKQVVKQGLQERSKEGDVEEPTDDSLPPTGDAGGREPMEEKLLEIQGKIEAVEMHLTREHMKRVLGEVYLHTWITENTSIPTRGLCNFLMSDEEYDDRTARVLIGHISKKMNKQTFPEHCSLCKEILPFTDRKQAVCSNGHIWLRCFLTYQSCQSLIYRRCLLHDSIARHPAPEDPDWIKRLLQSPCPFCDSPVF; this is encoded by the exons ATGAACACGGCCGACCAGGCCCGAGTGGGGCCCGCGGACGACGGGCCTGCGCCACccggagaggaggagggagaggaggggggcGGCGAGGCGGGCGGGAAGGAGCCAGCAGCGGACGCGGCCCCGGGGCCCAGCGCTGCATTCCGCCTCATGGTGACTCGGCGGGAGCCGGCCGTGAAGCTGCAGTATGCGGTGAGCGGCCTGGAACCGCTGGCTTGGTCCGAGGACCACCGCGTGTCTGTGTCCACGGCCCGCAGCATCGCTGTGCTGGAGCTCATCTGCGACGTGCACAACCCGGGCCAGGACCTGGTTATCCACCGCACCTCGGTGCCCGCCCCTCTCAACAGCTGTCTCCTCAAA gtTGGCTCAAAAACAGAAGTTGCTGAGTGCAAGGAGAAATTCGCCGCCTCCAAGGACCCCACGGTCAGTCAGACTTTCATGTTGGATAGAGTGTTCAACCCTGAGGGGAAGGCTTTACCAGCAATGAGAGGATTCAAGTACACCAGCTGGTCTCCCATGGGTTGTGATGCTAATGGCAGGTGCCTCTTGGCAGCACTGACCATGGACAATCGCCTGACCATCCAGGCAAATCTCAACAGACTGCAGTGGGTCCAGCTGGTTGACCTGACTGAGATCTATGGAGAACGTCTTTATGAGACCAGTTACAGGCTCTCTAAAAATGAGGCCCCGGAAGGAAATCTCGGGGATTTTGCTGAGTTTCAGAGGAGACACAGCATGCAGACCCCAGTCAGAATGGAGTGGTCAGGCATCTGTACCACTCAGCAGGTCAAGCATAACAATGAATGCCGGGATGTTGGTAGTGTGCTCCTGGCCGTCCTCTTTGAAAATGGTAATATCGCCGTGTGGCAGTTTCAGCTGCCCTTTGTAGGAAAAGAATCCATCTCTTCATGCAACACGATTGAGTCAGGAATCACCTCTCCCAGTGTGTTGTTTTGGTGGGAATATGAGCACAATAATCGAAAAATGAGTGGCCTTATTGTGGGGAGTGCTTTTGGACCCATAAAAATTCTTCCTGTCAATCTCAAAGCAGTCAAAGGCTATTTCACTTTAAGGCAGCCTGTTATCTTGTGGAAAGAAATGGACCAGTTACCTGTGCACAGCATCAAATGTGTACCACTTTATCATCCTTACCAGAAGTGTAGTTGCAGCTTAGTAGTGGCTGCAAGAGGCTCTTATGTATTTTGGTGTCTTCTTCTGATCTCCAAAGCAGGGCTGAATGTTCACAATTCCCATGTCACAGGCCTTCACTCACTGCCGATTGTCTCCATGACTGCAGACAAACAGAATGGAACAGTCTATACTTGCTCCAGTGATGGAAAGGTGAGGCAGCTGATTCCCATTTTCACAGATGTTGCATTGAAGTTTGAACACCAGTTGATTAAACTCTCAGATGTGTTTGGCTCAGTGAGGACTCACGGGATAGCAGTGAGCCCCTGCGGTGCGTACCTGGCCATCATTACCACTGAGGGTATGGTCAACGGCCTCCACCCCGTTAACAAAAACTACCAGGTGCAGTTTGTTACTCTCAAAACCTTTGAAGAGGCAGCTGCTCAGCTCCTGGAATCTTCAGTTCAAAACCTTTTTAAGCAGGTAGATTTAATAGACCTAGTACGctggaagattttaaaagataaacatatCCCTCAATTTTTACAAGAAGCTTTGGAAAAAAAGATTGAAAGCAGTGGAGTCACCTATTTTTGGCGTTTTAAGCTTTTCCTCCTGAGGATTTTATATCAGTCAATGCAGAAAACCCCTTCAGAAGCCTTGTGGAAACCCACCCATGAGGACTCAAAAATCTTGCTAGTGGATTCACCTGGGATGGGCAATGCTGACGATGAACAGCAGGAAGAAGGCACTTCTTCCAAACAGGTGGTGAAGCAaggcctgcaggagaggagcaagGAAGGAGATGTAGAGGAGCCCACTGATGACTCGCTCCCCCCAACTGGAGATGCTGGAGGCCGGGAGCCAATGGAAGAGAAACTCCTGGAAATCCAAGGGAAGATCGAAGCTGTGGAGATGCACTTGACCAGGGAACACATGAAGCGAGTCTTAGGAGAAGTGTATCTGCACACCTGGATCACAGAAAACACTAGCATCCCCACCCGAGGACTCTGTAACTTTTTAATGTCTGATGAAGAGTATGATGACAGAACAGCACGG GTGCTGATTGGACATATCTCAAAGAAGATGAACAAACAGACTTTCCCTGAGCACTGTAGTTTGTGTAAAGAGATCTTGCCATTCACAGATCGCAAACAGGCAGTCTGTTCCAATGGCCACATTTGGCTCCG GTGCTTCTTAACCTACCAGTCCTGCCAGAGTTTGATATATAGAAGGTGTTTGCTCCATGACAGCATTGCCCGGCATCCAGCTCCAGAAG ATCCCGACTGGATTAAGAGGTTACTGCAAAGTCCCTGCCCTTTCtgtgattctcctgtcttctAA